Sequence from the Planifilum fimeticola genome:
CGGTCCGCTTTTCCCGCCTCCTTCGGCGGAAGGCGACCCGGGAGCAAATCGTCACCACCTTTCTCGCCCTGTTGGAACTGATGAAGATGAAACGGGTGATCTGCCGCCAGGAGCAGCTGTTCGATGAAATCATCATCGTAGCCGTCGGAGAGAAGGGGGAAGGGCTCCATTGAACGAGCGTGAAATGCGGGCGGTGATCGAAGGGCTTCTGTTTGCCGCGGGGGATGAAGGGCTTCATCCGCGGGAACTGGCGGAAATTCTCGAGGTGGATGTTCAAACGGTGTTGGACACGGTCCGGAGGATGCAGGAGGAATGGAAGGAAGCGGGGCGGGGGCTGCAGATCGTGGAAGTGGCCAAGGTGTTTCAGTTGACCACGTTGCCGGAGTTCGCCCCCTATTTCGAGCGAATGGCCCGAAGCCCCAACCGATCCCAACTGAGCCGGGCGGCGCTGGAGACCCTGGCCATCATCGCCTACCGCCAGCCGATCACCCGGGCGGAGATTGAGGAGATCCGCGGGGTGAAGTGCGACAAGACGATTCAATCCCTGCAGCGGAAGGGGTTGGTGAAGGAGGTGGGACGGGCCGAGGGGGTGGGGCGCCCCATTCTGTACGGAACGACGCGGGAGTTTCTGGAGTATTTTGGATTGAAACACATCGAGGAATTGCCGCTGCCCGACACCGTCCTCGACTGGATGGAATGGGAGGAAAAACGGCGAGATCTTTACCTTCGGTTGGGTGTGGAACCGAAGGAAAGAAGCGAATCGGAGAAAGAGATTGTGCCCGCTGACAGCGGGAAGTGAGCCCGCCTTTCCCGAAACTTCGGGAAAGGCGGTTTTTTTGTTGCATGATCCGGCTTGCCTTTGCCAAAAATATTTCTGAATCGGAAGGTGTTGGGCATGCATGTCCTCGGGTGGATTTTTTTCATATTGCTGGTTCTTTTGATCCTCATCCCCTTTACCACGTTGTCGATCCGGTTTCAATACCGCAGGGAAGGGACCGACGATGAGCTGGGAGTGACTGTTCGCTGGATCGGGGGGTTGGTTCGCTTTCACTATTCCGTTCCCCTGTTGAAAAGGACGGAGCGGGGAGATCTCGCCGTCCGCCAGGAGTTGCGAACCGGAAAAGGGAAAACCCTCACCGTCAAGAAGCGCAGGATCACCCCGGAAACGATTCTCCGGTCCCAAAAGCGCTTTCGGGTTCTCAGGAGGGGCGTGCGCAATCTGAATGACACGATGCGCCGCTTTTTGAGGCATGTCACCTGCGAACGGTTGGAATGGGCCACCACCATCGGAACGGGTGACGCCGCCGAGACGGGAGTGCTCACGGGATTGGCCTGGGCGATCAAGACGACGTTCGTTTCGGTGGCGGGAAGGCATGTGCGGTGGGAGCGCCCTCCCGCGTTGAATGTCCGCCCTTCCTTCGAGGCAAAGCGCCTTGAGTCCAAACTGCTCTGCATAGTC
This genomic interval carries:
- the scpB gene encoding SMC-Scp complex subunit ScpB, which gives rise to MRAVIEGLLFAAGDEGLHPRELAEILEVDVQTVLDTVRRMQEEWKEAGRGLQIVEVAKVFQLTTLPEFAPYFERMARSPNRSQLSRAALETLAIIAYRQPITRAEIEEIRGVKCDKTIQSLQRKGLVKEVGRAEGVGRPILYGTTREFLEYFGLKHIEELPLPDTVLDWMEWEEKRRDLYLRLGVEPKERSESEKEIVPADSGK
- a CDS encoding DUF2953 domain-containing protein, producing the protein MHVLGWIFFILLVLLILIPFTTLSIRFQYRREGTDDELGVTVRWIGGLVRFHYSVPLLKRTERGDLAVRQELRTGKGKTLTVKKRRITPETILRSQKRFRVLRRGVRNLNDTMRRFLRHVTCERLEWATTIGTGDAAETGVLTGLAWAIKTTFVSVAGRHVRWERPPALNVRPSFEAKRLESKLLCIVRFRLGHLILAVTRLYLNMRKGSEGTWRNTPFRA